Proteins found in one Sporosarcina sp. FSL K6-3457 genomic segment:
- a CDS encoding LemA family protein, translating to MAIVWIAVAVLVIYIILLYNRLLAMRNWIKESFAEIEVYLQNRYDTLIKVAETVVGYAKYEKNTLKEITRIREGLNDRTPSEKLQKFDELNEKLEGFRVHVEAYPELKASKNFLHLQQTANDLEEKLSAARRTYNSNVIAFNTSIGTFPALLFAQVLGFKAYPVYEVPQAKKEDVSMKQMLNG from the coding sequence ATGGCCATTGTATGGATTGCCGTAGCTGTCCTTGTGATTTATATTATCTTATTATACAATCGTTTATTGGCAATGCGTAACTGGATTAAGGAGTCGTTTGCCGAGATAGAAGTTTATTTACAAAATCGGTATGATACTCTAATTAAGGTAGCTGAAACTGTCGTAGGGTATGCTAAATATGAGAAAAATACGTTAAAGGAAATCACTCGAATCCGAGAAGGTTTGAATGATCGAACGCCGAGTGAGAAACTACAAAAGTTTGATGAATTGAACGAAAAGCTGGAAGGCTTTCGTGTGCATGTTGAAGCCTATCCAGAATTGAAAGCAAGTAAAAACTTTCTTCATCTCCAGCAAACAGCTAACGATTTAGAGGAGAAGTTATCCGCTGCCCGTCGCACATATAATAGCAATGTTATCGCCTTCAATACATCGATCGGCACGTTTCCTGCGCTTTTATTTGCTCAAGTTCTTGGCTTCAAGGCGTATCCCGTATACGAGGTTCCACAAGCCAAGAAGGAAGACGTTAGTATGAAGCAAATGCTGAATGGCTAG
- a CDS encoding DUF438 domain-containing protein: MNIQFDIKRIHILKELLFRVRRGESSESIQADFNQYFKHVSVVDLLLIQLELINGDYGITIEDVKELSSIYPDLYGGIVDKKGITRIYHPGHPIQIFKEENTAFQVVLNQINRLLESFEEDRSQIQKTDRLDELKQQLFRLGEFHNHYHRKEKLFFPIMERYGHYAPIRTVWMVDDQIRVLYQAVKRQIVQLSDENFTRFRKRYDTFEKKFKEMIFQEEAIIVPVLQSIFSEDDWLAIANESDPFGYAIIGAPVEKWMPKLANVDKVVSDTPAARNVVLGGGGYLTTEEATLIFNNLPLEITFVDKNDLFKYFNEMTEASEMMLVRTPISIGRNVANCHPPKSLKKVMTLIRDLKAGKRTSESMWFKKNDQYIHLSFRTSELYSSNFVKPFFKK, encoded by the coding sequence TTGAATATACAATTTGATATAAAAAGAATTCACATCTTAAAAGAACTATTGTTTCGTGTGCGCCGCGGAGAGTCATCCGAGTCGATACAAGCAGATTTTAATCAATACTTTAAACATGTGAGCGTTGTTGACTTATTGCTAATACAACTAGAATTAATAAATGGTGACTATGGGATTACGATAGAGGATGTTAAGGAGCTTTCTAGTATCTATCCTGATTTATATGGCGGTATAGTGGATAAAAAGGGGATTACTAGAATTTATCATCCGGGCCACCCAATTCAAATTTTCAAAGAGGAAAATACTGCATTTCAAGTTGTTTTGAATCAAATCAACCGTCTTTTGGAATCATTCGAAGAGGATCGATCTCAAATACAAAAGACTGATAGGCTAGATGAATTAAAGCAACAACTATTTCGATTAGGAGAATTTCATAACCATTATCATCGTAAGGAGAAGCTCTTTTTTCCGATAATGGAACGTTATGGTCACTATGCTCCTATAAGGACTGTGTGGATGGTAGATGATCAAATTCGAGTTTTATATCAGGCCGTAAAAAGACAAATCGTTCAACTTTCTGATGAAAATTTTACACGCTTTCGAAAAAGATATGATACATTTGAAAAAAAGTTTAAGGAAATGATTTTTCAAGAAGAGGCAATTATTGTACCAGTCCTACAATCGATCTTTAGTGAAGATGACTGGCTAGCGATTGCAAATGAAAGTGATCCCTTCGGCTATGCAATTATCGGGGCACCCGTAGAAAAATGGATGCCTAAATTAGCAAATGTAGACAAAGTTGTGAGTGATACGCCGGCAGCTCGAAATGTAGTCTTGGGTGGCGGTGGTTACTTAACGACAGAAGAAGCTACACTTATTTTTAACAATTTGCCACTGGAAATAACATTTGTTGATAAAAACGATCTGTTTAAATATTTCAATGAAATGACAGAAGCATCGGAAATGATGCTAGTGCGAACACCTATTTCAATTGGGCGAAACGTAGCAAATTGTCATCCGCCTAAAAGTTTGAAGAAGGTAATGACATTAATCCGCGATCTTAAAGCTGGTAAAAGAACTTCTGAAAGTATGTGGTTTAAAAAGAACGACCAATACATTCATCTCAGCTTTCGCACGTCAGAATTATACTCCTCCAATTTTGTGAAACCGTTTTTCAAAAAATAG
- a CDS encoding phosphate/phosphite/phosphonate ABC transporter substrate-binding protein: MNSRKLCFILLITIVSSILTSCGGSPPKLTIGLIPVKDTAEMKADFEPIRSYLEERLGLPIEVVAVDNYLSLIEGMKNAKIDIGWYGAFSYIAAESEIELTPLVVQQRKDTGMYYNSLIVVQKDLGIHSIEELEGKKFAFVDSGSTSGYILPYTLFKSRHIDYETFFSETYYAGSHEQVAFNIQHQQADAGAISSAQYNNLIRDGKIQPKDMNIIWKSEDIPGSPYVASKDLNKSIQKNFTIAMLNIHNEAPTILENYDDSIERYVEVDSMSYNPIRNIANILGKQYMYERFLGSE; this comes from the coding sequence ATGAATAGTAGAAAGTTATGCTTCATATTACTTATCACAATCGTTAGTTCAATTCTAACAAGTTGCGGAGGTTCTCCCCCCAAACTGACAATCGGCTTGATTCCTGTTAAAGATACAGCTGAAATGAAGGCTGACTTTGAACCCATTCGGAGTTATTTAGAAGAAAGACTAGGCCTTCCAATTGAAGTGGTGGCTGTTGATAATTACTTGAGTCTAATCGAAGGAATGAAAAATGCAAAGATTGACATTGGGTGGTATGGCGCTTTTTCTTATATAGCTGCTGAAAGTGAGATAGAGCTGACCCCATTAGTTGTCCAACAAAGAAAAGATACCGGTATGTACTATAACTCTCTTATTGTTGTACAAAAAGATTTAGGAATTCACTCGATTGAGGAGTTGGAAGGAAAGAAATTTGCGTTTGTCGATTCGGGTTCTACATCAGGCTATATACTCCCTTATACATTATTTAAAAGTAGACATATCGATTATGAAACATTTTTCAGTGAAACGTATTATGCCGGTTCCCATGAACAGGTAGCCTTTAATATTCAACATCAACAAGCGGATGCAGGGGCTATTAGTAGTGCCCAGTATAATAATTTGATAAGAGATGGGAAAATCCAACCAAAAGACATGAATATCATTTGGAAATCCGAAGATATTCCAGGTTCTCCGTATGTGGCAAGTAAAGATTTAAATAAATCGATTCAAAAAAACTTTACAATTGCCATGTTAAATATTCACAATGAAGCACCTACTATTTTGGAGAACTATGACGATAGTATTGAGAGATACGTAGAAGTGGACAGTATGTCTTATAATCCGATTCGAAATATCGCAAACATCCTTGGAAAACAATACATGTATGAACGCTTCTTAGGAAGTGAATAG
- a CDS encoding DUF3137 domain-containing protein has product MIPKFDSLVQVLSGTKPWQQLNEQRLKSIRGRIFGWFLGFALLLLGLSLLLFGEITSGFGALVMSVVMVIISYRITHKQYSEQYKKLVVPPLVSNIITHSIPLDTLDKKRNRCKFNHQGHIDLDLLLSIPLFQKYDEGIISYHGEDLFSGTIDKTDFQFSDFVIQKNYDLILVDQDIDITTFRGLVFIADFHKSFDGTTTLKTRKGKIYKHQTMTGSSMKTASHEFDKMFKISTTDEITGRYLLPANMLERIINLRKLFPGQGMAICLHDGMLIISIHGVDFFEAKGLKKLEKQNLLRTYEEIKAIVEIIHLLNLNLRIWNKQKKDFIAK; this is encoded by the coding sequence ATGATCCCTAAATTTGATAGCCTTGTTCAGGTGCTCTCAGGTACTAAACCCTGGCAACAGTTAAATGAACAAAGATTGAAATCTATTCGAGGACGTATATTCGGCTGGTTTCTAGGCTTCGCACTCTTACTATTAGGTCTCTCACTACTTTTATTTGGTGAGATTACCAGCGGCTTCGGTGCTTTGGTCATGTCCGTTGTAATGGTCATAATCAGCTACAGGATTACACACAAACAATATAGCGAGCAGTATAAAAAACTAGTTGTTCCCCCGCTCGTATCAAATATCATCACACATTCTATTCCTTTAGACACACTAGACAAAAAAAGAAACCGTTGTAAATTTAACCATCAAGGACATATCGATTTAGATCTCTTATTGAGTATTCCTCTATTCCAAAAATATGATGAAGGGATAATCAGTTACCATGGTGAAGATTTATTCAGTGGAACGATAGATAAGACAGACTTTCAGTTTTCAGACTTTGTCATCCAAAAAAACTACGATCTCATCCTCGTCGATCAAGACATTGATATTACGACTTTTCGGGGTCTCGTATTTATTGCAGATTTTCATAAGTCGTTTGATGGCACAACAACGCTTAAGACACGCAAAGGGAAAATATACAAGCATCAAACCATGACTGGCTCCTCTATGAAAACCGCCAGTCATGAATTCGACAAAATGTTTAAAATTTCTACTACTGATGAAATAACTGGACGCTACTTACTTCCAGCCAACATGCTAGAGCGAATCATCAACTTGCGCAAGCTATTTCCTGGACAAGGCATGGCGATTTGTCTGCATGATGGCATGCTAATTATTTCAATTCACGGGGTTGATTTTTTTGAAGCGAAAGGCTTGAAGAAGCTTGAAAAGCAAAATTTACTGCGGACATACGAGGAGATAAAAGCAATCGTAGAAATTATCCATTTGCTCAATTTGAATCTTCGTATTTGGAATAAACAAAAGAAGGATTTTATTGCAAAATGA
- a CDS encoding YitT family protein → MVLQAFAVMIGAFITAYGLEAILIPNNVSDGGVTGLSIVGSQLFGLPLGILIAVLNIPFVILGYYQLGKSFAIYSVIGIASLAYGTSVMHRIPTIIEGDTLLVTVVGGIIIGFGMGIALRNGGALDGIDMLAVLLSRRLPFGTSDLILFLNLFVFIVVSFVFGLQGAFLSGIAYFIASKVIALVEEGLSGSKTFKIITNQPELMVETIRERLGRTATYNQIEGGFSNENFKEITCIINRLEDNKMKEIINEIDKHAFVAVYDVAEVKGGNFTKKDLH, encoded by the coding sequence ATGGTATTACAAGCATTTGCTGTTATGATCGGTGCATTTATAACCGCTTATGGACTTGAGGCGATATTAATTCCAAACAATGTGTCAGACGGTGGTGTGACGGGACTAAGTATTGTGGGTTCGCAATTATTTGGATTGCCTCTTGGTATTCTGATTGCTGTGTTAAATATCCCGTTCGTCATTTTAGGGTATTACCAGCTTGGTAAAAGTTTTGCGATTTATTCTGTGATCGGCATCGCTTCACTCGCGTATGGAACAAGCGTTATGCATCGCATCCCAACGATCATAGAAGGAGATACGTTGTTAGTAACAGTCGTTGGGGGTATTATCATCGGTTTCGGGATGGGGATCGCCTTACGAAATGGTGGTGCGTTAGATGGAATAGATATGTTAGCAGTACTACTTTCCCGACGATTACCTTTTGGAACGAGTGATCTTATTTTATTCTTAAACTTATTTGTGTTTATTGTTGTCTCGTTCGTATTCGGTCTTCAAGGGGCTTTCCTATCAGGAATCGCCTACTTTATCGCTTCCAAGGTGATTGCACTCGTTGAAGAAGGGTTAAGTGGTTCTAAGACCTTTAAAATTATAACAAATCAACCGGAATTAATGGTTGAAACGATACGCGAACGCTTAGGTCGTACTGCAACGTATAACCAAATTGAAGGTGGTTTTTCAAATGAAAACTTTAAAGAAATCACTTGTATCATTAACCGTTTAGAGGATAACAAAATGAAAGAAATCATTAATGAAATTGACAAACATGCTTTTGTTGCTGTGTATGATGTGGCGGAAGTGAAGGGCGGAAACTTCACGAAAAAAGATCTTCATTAA
- a CDS encoding amidohydrolase, whose protein sequence is MREKLMSMLEEREEEIIQIRRYLHENPELSFEEEKTAKFVADFYKDKDVDIQTNVGNGYGIIVTIKGDKPGKTIGLRADFDALPIVEETSVPFKSKKLGVMHACGHDGHTAYLLVLADCLIQLKAELSGVIKIIHQHAEEVPPGGAKSIVESGVLDDLDEVYGIHLLPMGPAGLIGYHAGFSFNGRAYMKLKIQGRGGHGSSPHLANDAIVAGAHFVTVVQTIISRRLNPFDVGVITIGSFDGKGTFNVIKDSVELEGDIRYMTDETKETIEKEMRRLVKGLEEEFDVTCELTYTPDYPPLYNNPELTAQVVKTLKNANDPHIKEVKEFPPLAPSEDFAYYAEKFPACFFYIACSPVDIETPFFNHHPKFDIDEAALLVAAKAVGQVVCSTQK, encoded by the coding sequence ATGAGAGAAAAATTAATGAGCATGTTAGAAGAACGGGAAGAGGAAATCATTCAAATTCGTCGCTATTTACACGAAAATCCGGAGCTATCATTTGAGGAAGAAAAAACGGCTAAATTTGTTGCAGACTTTTATAAGGATAAAGATGTGGATATTCAAACAAACGTTGGGAATGGCTATGGAATCATAGTAACGATTAAAGGCGATAAACCCGGAAAGACAATTGGACTTCGCGCAGACTTTGACGCACTTCCAATTGTGGAAGAGACATCTGTGCCGTTCAAGTCAAAAAAACTGGGTGTTATGCACGCGTGCGGTCATGATGGACATACAGCTTACTTATTAGTTTTAGCCGATTGTTTGATTCAATTGAAAGCAGAGCTATCTGGAGTCATTAAAATTATCCATCAGCATGCCGAAGAAGTTCCACCTGGAGGAGCGAAAAGCATTGTAGAGTCTGGAGTACTTGATGATTTAGATGAGGTGTATGGAATACACTTACTTCCAATGGGTCCAGCAGGGTTAATTGGCTACCATGCAGGATTTTCATTCAATGGAAGAGCATATATGAAACTAAAAATTCAAGGTAGGGGCGGACATGGATCCTCCCCACATTTAGCAAATGATGCAATTGTTGCAGGTGCCCATTTTGTGACGGTCGTTCAAACGATTATTAGTCGACGATTAAATCCATTCGATGTTGGCGTTATTACAATTGGCTCGTTTGATGGGAAAGGAACATTTAATGTCATTAAAGACAGCGTGGAACTCGAAGGTGATATTCGGTATATGACTGACGAAACAAAAGAAACTATTGAAAAGGAAATGAGACGCCTTGTTAAAGGACTTGAAGAAGAATTTGACGTTACATGTGAGCTGACCTATACACCGGATTATCCGCCACTATACAATAATCCTGAATTGACAGCCCAGGTAGTGAAAACACTTAAAAACGCAAACGATCCTCATATTAAAGAAGTGAAAGAATTTCCACCGTTGGCTCCATCGGAAGACTTTGCTTATTATGCTGAAAAATTCCCAGCATGTTTCTTCTATATCGCCTGTTCTCCAGTAGATATTGAAACTCCTTTCTTCAACCATCATCCCAAATTCGATATCGATGAAGCTGCATTGTTAGTCGCAGCAAAAGCCGTAGGACAAGTTGTATGTAGCACCCAAAAATGA
- a CDS encoding EAL domain-containing protein, translating to MYKNESESISAHTLLSFEHQLSSVEDTLEQLRQSLLVLNKYSSSTDEIATLIRVQQESFPVNGHIVYGLENGDYFQGLAEKIPNSFSPVEQEWYQLALENPNKVFWTEPYLNFFTQEIIITASKPVISLEGIQGVVAIDLNLVEMSNQISNAKIGEDGMVMLMSRNGTMLANREHYMIGESPFGSQFESILEDAKGNYIPYTIQGKDYILRSDTIEQNGMTIVAAISEKEIAQNIFKGQLSVVMIGLLCLLLFGSITYLVVLRGVRPLKKLGTLMASVENGNYDVHAKANDYTEIARLSTGFNSMIQAIKKRDQELLISNQELIIAEEKLLGKYVELQESQKILQAREDKIEHLASRDSLTGLLNRRSLQETLAASLNHEQNEYFKAVIFLDLDNFKMVNDSLGHTFGDKLIIEVAKKLTSLSPIHKEVARISGDEFIVVLHDIMSIEQAKSIAEEIISLFGSPIPVESKLLNMTASVGVALYPLHGETAEELLKTADMAMYRAKSLGKNRYRLFDESIQLEVEEKLKIELGIHESLKNNEFELFFQPLYNTIEGKSTSVEALLRTNSVALSAYNTFQIIQTAEMTGQIVEIDKWVLKEACHAIQKMNSMMKQPVHIAVNISAIHIMQPDFVTGIKKIIKESGVSPEWIELEITETSMMNSFDTNKLKLEELRDMGISIHLDDFGTGYSSLSYLNSLPINHVKIDKSFVDEMLQSEKDHKFIQNIIKLAHTIGLRVVAEGVESKEQFEVLEHFNCELIQGYYISKPLNFEGVIDFLQQ from the coding sequence ATGTATAAAAATGAATCAGAATCCATCTCGGCACACACATTACTTTCCTTTGAGCACCAACTTTCTAGCGTAGAAGATACGTTAGAACAACTTCGTCAATCACTTCTCGTACTAAACAAGTATTCAAGCAGTACGGATGAGATTGCAACTTTGATACGAGTACAGCAAGAAAGTTTCCCTGTGAATGGACATATTGTATACGGTTTGGAAAATGGTGACTACTTTCAGGGACTAGCTGAGAAAATCCCGAATAGTTTTAGTCCAGTCGAACAAGAATGGTATCAGCTTGCACTTGAAAATCCCAATAAAGTATTTTGGACGGAGCCGTACCTCAATTTTTTCACACAAGAAATCATTATTACTGCATCTAAGCCTGTCATTAGTCTTGAAGGGATTCAGGGAGTCGTTGCGATTGATTTAAATCTGGTGGAAATGAGTAATCAGATTAGTAATGCAAAGATCGGCGAAGACGGAATGGTTATGTTAATGAGTCGCAATGGCACGATGCTAGCCAATCGGGAACATTATATGATCGGCGAATCACCATTTGGGTCCCAATTTGAAAGCATACTAGAAGACGCAAAAGGAAACTATATACCTTATACCATTCAAGGAAAAGACTATATTTTACGTTCTGATACAATTGAACAAAATGGCATGACTATAGTGGCGGCCATCAGTGAGAAAGAAATCGCTCAAAACATATTCAAAGGACAATTATCTGTTGTTATGATTGGATTACTTTGCCTCCTCTTATTTGGCTCCATAACCTATTTGGTTGTTTTAAGAGGGGTTCGTCCACTCAAAAAACTCGGTACACTAATGGCCTCCGTAGAAAATGGAAATTATGATGTTCATGCAAAAGCAAATGATTATACCGAGATTGCACGCCTATCAACTGGTTTTAATAGTATGATCCAGGCGATCAAAAAGCGTGACCAGGAACTCCTTATTTCAAATCAAGAGCTGATCATCGCAGAAGAAAAATTACTTGGTAAATATGTAGAACTACAAGAATCACAAAAAATATTGCAAGCAAGAGAAGACAAAATAGAACATTTAGCATCCAGAGATTCGCTCACGGGCTTATTAAATCGAAGAAGCTTACAGGAAACCTTAGCGGCATCACTGAATCATGAACAAAATGAGTACTTCAAAGCAGTGATTTTCCTAGATTTAGATAATTTTAAAATGGTAAATGATTCGCTCGGTCATACATTTGGCGATAAGTTAATTATCGAAGTCGCAAAAAAACTCACTTCATTATCTCCCATACATAAAGAGGTTGCTCGGATTAGTGGAGATGAATTTATCGTAGTGCTTCATGACATAATGTCAATAGAACAAGCAAAGAGTATAGCAGAAGAAATAATAAGTCTATTTGGCTCACCTATTCCCGTAGAATCTAAGCTGTTAAATATGACAGCCAGCGTCGGGGTTGCGTTGTATCCGCTTCATGGTGAAACGGCAGAAGAATTGTTGAAAACGGCAGATATGGCCATGTATCGAGCAAAAAGTTTAGGGAAAAACAGATACCGTCTATTCGATGAAAGTATTCAACTGGAAGTAGAAGAGAAACTAAAAATTGAGCTTGGCATCCATGAATCCTTGAAAAATAATGAATTTGAATTATTTTTTCAGCCGTTATATAACACGATTGAAGGAAAGAGTACTAGTGTTGAAGCACTCTTACGAACAAATTCAGTTGCACTTTCTGCTTATAATACGTTCCAAATTATTCAAACAGCTGAAATGACAGGACAAATTGTAGAAATCGATAAATGGGTATTAAAAGAGGCATGTCATGCGATTCAAAAGATGAATAGCATGATGAAACAGCCTGTACATATAGCTGTTAATATTTCCGCGATCCATATTATGCAACCTGATTTTGTGACAGGTATAAAGAAAATAATAAAAGAATCTGGCGTTTCACCTGAGTGGATTGAACTGGAAATCACCGAAACTTCCATGATGAATTCGTTCGATACCAATAAGCTAAAATTAGAAGAGCTGCGAGATATGGGAATTTCCATCCATCTTGACGATTTTGGAACGGGATACTCCTCTTTAAGTTATTTAAACAGTTTACCAATTAATCATGTGAAAATTGATAAGAGTTTTGTAGATGAAATGCTCCAATCGGAGAAGGATCATAAATTCATTCAAAATATTATTAAATTAGCCCATACGATTGGCTTACGGGTTGTAGCTGAAGGTGTAGAATCCAAAGAACAGTTTGAAGTTCTTGAGCACTTTAACTGTGAATTGATCCAAGGCTATTATATAAGCAAACCGTTAAATTTTGAGGGAGTCATCGATTTTCTCCAACAGTAA
- a CDS encoding YueI family protein, translating to MSNNVDDYLQRGIYGAKETKPAERRKFLSTIRERVVIALTQAQVREPGTYQQVEEAMQGNREARLYLNGHMSYGEFSKYIKIASKYNIDFTIVTNKNHNSKMGLVLAYDYAIDKEEIYVKKVVAKAKPKKNKNKGLTDIFTKLFKKD from the coding sequence GTGTCAAACAATGTTGATGATTATCTTCAGCGGGGAATTTACGGCGCGAAAGAAACGAAGCCAGCAGAACGTCGGAAATTTCTTAGCACAATTCGTGAACGAGTTGTCATCGCGCTTACGCAAGCACAAGTGAGAGAACCTGGTACTTATCAACAAGTCGAGGAGGCCATGCAAGGAAACAGAGAGGCCCGCCTCTATTTGAATGGACATATGAGCTATGGAGAGTTTTCAAAGTATATAAAGATTGCATCCAAATATAATATCGATTTTACAATCGTTACAAATAAAAATCATAATTCCAAAATGGGTCTTGTCCTCGCATATGATTATGCAATAGATAAAGAAGAGATTTATGTTAAAAAGGTAGTTGCAAAAGCGAAACCAAAAAAGAATAAGAATAAAGGCCTGACCGATATATTTACAAAACTTTTCAAGAAGGATTAA
- a CDS encoding DUF4256 domain-containing protein yields MTKNNKELSLERSEELFGILKARFEKNMPRHKELEWAKVQERLEANAEKLWSLNEMEITDGEPDVVDYDKKSGEYIFYDCSAESPKGRRSVCYDLEALESRKKHKPENNAIDMATDMGIEILTEEQYRELQKLGNFDLKTSSWVQTPADIRKLGGALFCDCRYDTVFVYHNGADSYYAARGFRGALRI; encoded by the coding sequence ATGACAAAGAATAATAAGGAGTTATCATTAGAACGAAGTGAGGAGTTATTTGGAATATTGAAAGCTCGTTTTGAAAAAAATATGCCTCGCCATAAAGAACTTGAGTGGGCTAAAGTACAAGAGAGGCTGGAAGCAAATGCTGAAAAACTTTGGTCACTTAATGAGATGGAAATAACCGATGGCGAGCCGGATGTTGTTGATTATGATAAAAAGTCGGGTGAATATATTTTTTATGACTGTTCAGCAGAAAGCCCTAAAGGCCGTAGAAGTGTTTGTTACGACCTTGAAGCACTGGAGTCAAGGAAAAAACATAAACCAGAAAACAATGCTATAGATATGGCTACCGACATGGGTATTGAGATTTTAACGGAAGAACAATACCGAGAGTTGCAGAAACTTGGAAATTTTGATTTGAAAACATCGAGTTGGGTGCAAACACCTGCTGATATTAGAAAGCTAGGCGGAGCTCTTTTTTGTGATTGTCGTTACGACACTGTATTTGTCTATCACAATGGAGCGGATTCCTACTATGCTGCAAGGGGCTTCCGGGGGGCGTTAAGAATCTGA
- a CDS encoding IS1634 family transposase, which yields MKDQIVTLNVGPSQLLSQLCDEIRLEDIINEQVTWDQARCGLSPGTRIKAILLNILAQGNPLYKINEFYETQDVEQLFGAGIIADHFNDDALGRALDYLYKAVPWKVYTSLALSALKVLELRLGTLHNDTTSFSVYGQYLNDSDAETKLNITYGHSKQKRPDLKQIVLGISVTPERIPVLAKVEDGNTSDKAWNLTFIKKMRETLNDHDWSNLLYQADSALITKENLKELADYELDFLSRLPDTFTLSTELKSKAWATNDWQNIGTLTDKKEAAMYRLQTFEDEIDGQTYRFVVVHSDQLAKLKANKLVRDGQKEREQFEKEMTTLHKGTFHCLADAQEAKQAFEKAHRLTLHRYQLSIDTEELPIKRAKRGRPKKEDQLEFQTVYRVHLALFEPDHDALETKRQLLSTFILITNKLEETTFSALDVLKTYKGQTAAETRFRLLKEEQMIDAVFLKTPERIEALGIVYVMALLLYGMLEYRIRTSMKQETEPLILMGKRKLFAPTGKALLEQLADIQLILIRQNGQTMRFLPDNIKDQTKRIVTLIGYDMSIYISDTPKKNC from the coding sequence ATGAAGGATCAAATTGTTACCTTAAATGTGGGACCATCCCAATTATTATCCCAGCTTTGTGATGAAATCAGGCTGGAAGACATCATCAATGAACAAGTCACTTGGGATCAGGCTCGTTGCGGCTTATCTCCAGGCACACGCATCAAGGCGATTCTGTTGAATATTCTTGCTCAAGGGAATCCCTTGTATAAAATAAATGAGTTTTATGAGACACAAGATGTAGAACAGTTATTTGGAGCCGGTATCATAGCTGACCATTTTAATGATGATGCCCTTGGGCGTGCGCTTGATTATCTTTATAAGGCTGTGCCTTGGAAAGTCTATACAAGCCTCGCCTTATCGGCTTTGAAAGTATTGGAGCTTCGGCTTGGAACTTTGCATAATGATACAACTTCTTTCTCTGTTTACGGCCAGTATCTGAATGATTCTGATGCAGAGACGAAGCTAAACATTACGTATGGACACAGTAAACAAAAGCGTCCCGACTTAAAGCAGATTGTACTGGGGATAAGTGTGACACCCGAGCGAATCCCTGTGCTAGCTAAAGTAGAGGACGGCAATACATCTGATAAAGCATGGAATCTAACTTTCATCAAAAAAATGCGTGAAACGTTGAATGACCATGATTGGTCCAACCTTCTTTATCAAGCAGATTCTGCCCTGATCACAAAAGAAAATCTAAAGGAATTGGCAGATTATGAATTAGATTTTCTTTCTCGCTTGCCTGATACATTTACGCTAAGTACTGAGTTGAAATCAAAAGCTTGGGCAACTAACGATTGGCAAAATATCGGCACGTTGACAGATAAAAAAGAGGCCGCAATGTATCGTCTTCAAACCTTTGAGGATGAAATCGATGGGCAAACATACCGTTTCGTCGTTGTCCATTCGGATCAACTAGCCAAATTAAAAGCGAATAAGTTGGTCCGTGATGGTCAAAAAGAACGTGAACAGTTTGAAAAAGAAATGACGACCTTACACAAGGGTACTTTCCACTGTCTTGCGGATGCCCAAGAGGCTAAACAAGCTTTTGAAAAGGCACATAGGCTAACGCTCCATCGCTATCAACTCTCAATAGATACTGAAGAACTCCCGATCAAACGGGCTAAACGTGGTCGTCCTAAAAAAGAGGATCAGTTGGAATTTCAGACGGTCTACCGCGTTCACTTGGCATTATTTGAGCCCGACCATGACGCATTGGAAACGAAACGTCAGCTCTTGAGTACCTTCATTTTAATCACAAATAAGTTGGAGGAGACAACGTTTTCAGCGCTGGATGTCCTCAAAACGTATAAAGGGCAAACCGCAGCGGAGACTCGTTTTCGTCTTCTAAAAGAAGAACAAATGATAGACGCTGTTTTTCTGAAAACACCTGAACGAATTGAGGCATTAGGCATTGTCTATGTCATGGCCTTATTGTTGTATGGCATGCTTGAATACCGGATTCGAACGAGTATGAAGCAGGAAACAGAGCCGTTAATTCTGATGGGGAAGCGAAAGCTGTTTGCCCCAACAGGTAAAGCACTTTTGGAGCAGTTAGCGGATATTCAGTTGATTTTGATTCGACAGAATGGGCAAACGATGCGCTTTCTCCCCGACAATATCAAAGATCAAACGAAGCGAATTGTCACGCTTATAGGTTATGATATGTCCATTTATATATCTGATACCCCTAAAAAAAATTGCTGA